Part of the Streptomyces sp. NBC_01460 genome, CGGTGGCCCACCGGCGTTGGTGGGTCGAGCAGTGGCCCGAGGGCGTGTCGTTCGTCACGGGCCTCGTGGCGCAGGACGTCCAGGACGCCCTCCTGGAGCAGCACGGGCGGTGGCCGCTGTGCCCGGTGTGCACGGAGGAAGGGCCGCACGCCCTGGACGTCGAGCCGGAGCTCGGCCCCGATCCGCACTGGGTCTGCACCAAGGCGACCGTGTCCGTCGCGCGCGTCGGGGCGCTCGCCGAGGTGTTCGGCCGGTGACGGTCTACATCGACCCGCCGACCTGGCCGGGGCACGGGCGCATGTGGTCGCACCTCGTCAGCGACGTGTCCTTCGAGGAACTGCACGCCTTCGCCGCCGCGATCGGCTGCCCGCCCCGCGCCTTCGAGCGCGACCACTACGACGTGCCCGAGGCGCGCTACGCGGACGCGGTGCGCGCCGGTGCGCGTGAGGTCGGGTCGAAGGAGATCGTGCGCCGGATCACCGAGGCGGGACTGAGGCGGCCGAAGGGGCGGCCTGTTCCTGGCTGATCCGCGCCGGGGCCCCCGCGATCCGCCGGGACGGCGCACCACCGTGCAGCCGCAGCGAGACCACCACGGCGGCCAGGCCCAGGACCAGCATCCCGGCGCCCGCCCACGCGGTGGCCCGGAAACCGAAGTCCGCGTCGATCACGGCGCCGCCCAGCCACGGGCCGCTGGTGTTGCCCAGGTTGAACGCGGCCGTGGTCGTCGCTCCCGCCAGCGTCGGGGCCACCCCCGCGACGTTGAACATCCGGGCGTTGAGCGCCGGAGCCGTGTAGAACGCGGACAGCCCGAGCAGGAACGCCAGGACGACGACGGCGACCTGGTTGGAGGCGAACAGGGCCAGCGCCACGAGGAAGACCGTGGAGGCGCTGATGCCGCTCAGCAGCACCCCGAAGAGATGCGCGTCCGCGACCCGCCCGCCGATCGTCGTACCGATCAGCGCGCCGACGCCGAAGAGCCCGAGCACCCACGGCACCCAGCCCGAGCTCAGGCCGGCCACGTCCGTCAGCAGCGGCGCGAGGTAGCTGAACGCGCAGAACACACCGCCGGCGGCGAGGGCCGTGATGATGATCGACAGCCACACCTGGCGGTCCTTGTAGATCGCGACCTCGCGCCCCAGCTGCGGCTTCTCGTCCGGCAGCGGGATGCGCGGGATGCGGGTGACGACGCCGACCAGAGCGACGGCGGACGCGGCGCCCACCGACCAGAACGCCGAGCGCCAGCCGAAGCTCTCCCCGAGGAACGCGCCGAGCGGCACGCCCAGCACATTGGCGATCGACAGCCCGCCGATCATCACGGCCATGGCCTTGGCCCGCGCGTTCACCGGCACCATCGCGATGGCGACCGCGGCGCCGACCGCCCAG contains:
- a CDS encoding DUF4031 domain-containing protein, whose product is MTVYIDPPTWPGHGRMWSHLVSDVSFEELHAFAAAIGCPPRAFERDHYDVPEARYADAVRAGAREVGSKEIVRRITEAGLRRPKGRPVPG
- a CDS encoding Cmx/CmrA family chloramphenicol efflux MFS transporter, giving the protein MPMAVYILGLSVFALGTSEFMLSGLLPPIADDMDVSIPKAGLLISAFAIGMVVGAPLLAVATLRLPRRTTLIALISVFGLGQVAGALAPTYDVLFVSRVVSALACAGFWAVGAAVAIAMVPVNARAKAMAVMIGGLSIANVLGVPLGAFLGESFGWRSAFWSVGAASAVALVGVVTRIPRIPLPDEKPQLGREVAIYKDRQVWLSIIITALAAGGVFCAFSYLAPLLTDVAGLSSGWVPWVLGLFGVGALIGTTIGGRVADAHLFGVLLSGISASTVFLVALALFASNQVAVVVLAFLLGLSAFYTAPALNARMFNVAGVAPTLAGATTTAAFNLGNTSGPWLGGAVIDADFGFRATAWAGAGMLVLGLAAVVVSLRLHGGAPSRRIAGAPARISQEQAAPSAASVPPR